The following are from one region of the Actinoplanes sp. L3-i22 genome:
- a CDS encoding pyridoxamine 5'-phosphate oxidase family protein, which produces MSGRKTGRENLTTFHWGELAAQARAGFSERAAGVSRLVQPLLPGGADDFLAHQNLLFVGAQADDGRLWASLFTGPRGFVSAPDDESVRIRARLDADDPVEPMTRRDGRLGLLAIDLETRIRLRINGAATPLPDGLRLAVEQSFPNCPKYIQKRSVARGRDSQPGERTTASALTEPMRELVAGADTFFVASASETGDPDVSHRGGNPGFVQVLSPTRLRWPDYAGNSMLMTLGNITENPRSALLVVDWATGSTLQLTGRAEVLWAAEGSRAVEFELDEAVHRPRSLPANWSAPTPSRYNPPLPA; this is translated from the coding sequence ATGTCCGGGAGGAAGACCGGCCGGGAGAACCTCACGACGTTCCACTGGGGTGAGCTGGCGGCCCAGGCCCGGGCCGGGTTCAGCGAGCGGGCCGCGGGCGTCTCGCGGCTGGTCCAGCCGCTGCTGCCGGGTGGCGCCGACGACTTCCTGGCGCACCAGAACCTGCTGTTCGTCGGGGCGCAGGCGGACGACGGCCGGCTCTGGGCGTCGCTGTTCACCGGGCCGCGGGGCTTCGTCAGCGCGCCCGACGACGAGTCGGTGCGGATCCGGGCCCGGCTCGACGCCGACGATCCGGTCGAGCCGATGACCCGGCGCGACGGCCGGCTCGGGCTGCTGGCCATCGATCTGGAGACGCGCATCCGGCTGCGGATCAACGGCGCGGCGACGCCGCTGCCGGACGGGCTCCGGCTGGCCGTCGAGCAGAGCTTCCCGAACTGTCCGAAGTACATCCAGAAACGCAGCGTGGCCCGGGGCAGGGACTCCCAGCCCGGCGAGCGTACGACGGCGAGCGCGCTCACCGAGCCGATGCGCGAGCTGGTCGCCGGTGCCGACACGTTCTTCGTGGCCTCGGCGTCCGAGACCGGTGACCCGGATGTCTCGCACCGCGGCGGGAACCCGGGGTTCGTCCAGGTGCTGTCCCCGACCCGGCTGCGCTGGCCGGACTACGCCGGCAACAGCATGCTGATGACGCTGGGCAACATCACCGAGAACCCGCGCAGCGCGCTGCTCGTCGTCGACTGGGCGACCGGCTCGACACTCCAGCTCACCGGCCGCGCCGAGGTGCTCTGGGCGGCCGAGGGCTCGCGTGCGGTGGAGTTCGAGCTCGACGAGGCCGTCCATCGCCCCCGGTCGCTCCCGGCGAACTGGTCGGCGCCCACCCCGTCGCGGTACAACCCGCCCCTGCCGGCCTGA
- a CDS encoding type VII secretion system-associated protein — translation MSAVRENFFVLMDPAWAPGPRDEAPPFAAVLGLWPILDHGGVGGFRTNPEYVPSGAGAPTDPIDAALLAVAGTGTGLDQVRVLLRDCLVEVGVDDSGRPLIADSPDDLPCLMVATSARNRGYAPAIPGWRTADLDDLIAVLDDDVDVLLNPGGPRMTRLTGGFVRAALGLDDAEAAALLTGAGARPRHLTVLPWAADRP, via the coding sequence GTGTCCGCCGTACGGGAAAATTTCTTTGTCCTGATGGACCCGGCCTGGGCGCCGGGGCCGCGGGATGAGGCACCTCCGTTCGCGGCCGTCCTCGGCCTGTGGCCGATCCTGGACCACGGCGGCGTCGGCGGTTTCCGCACCAACCCGGAGTACGTGCCGTCCGGCGCCGGGGCGCCGACCGATCCGATCGACGCCGCCCTGCTCGCCGTCGCCGGCACCGGCACGGGTCTGGACCAGGTCCGGGTGCTGCTGCGGGACTGCCTGGTCGAGGTCGGGGTCGACGATTCCGGCCGGCCGCTGATCGCCGACTCCCCGGACGACCTGCCGTGTCTGATGGTCGCCACCAGCGCGCGCAACCGCGGGTACGCGCCCGCGATCCCCGGCTGGCGCACCGCCGACCTGGACGACCTGATCGCCGTGCTCGACGACGACGTGGACGTGCTGCTCAACCCGGGCGGCCCCCGGATGACCCGGCTGACCGGCGGGTTCGTCCGCGCGGCGCTCGGCCTGGACGACGCCGAGGCCGCCGCCCTGCTGACCGGGGCCGGCGCGCGGCCCCGGCACCTGACCGTCCTACCGTGGGCGGCGGACCGACCGTGA
- a CDS encoding type VII secretion system-associated protein has translation MTTIETYLLLMDPAWVPGPDDEVPPVPAMAGSWPVGPGGDVGAFRPNPEYRPADPDAPADPLDALLRTAVTAPPPVELVRLLLRESMFDVALDEHDRPLVVYSPDRVLCLIVATSAPQRDLVPVAGWRRTDLLGLIELLDDGVDVLANPYGPVPARITGDDVRAAYLLDDGELAAARDLLRARHPRRDAAVLPWLGGPSGQI, from the coding sequence ATGACCACGATCGAGACATACCTGTTGCTGATGGACCCGGCCTGGGTCCCGGGCCCGGACGACGAGGTCCCGCCGGTGCCGGCGATGGCCGGCTCGTGGCCGGTCGGCCCGGGCGGCGACGTCGGCGCCTTCCGGCCGAACCCGGAGTACCGCCCGGCCGACCCGGACGCCCCGGCCGACCCGCTCGACGCCCTGCTGCGCACCGCCGTGACCGCGCCGCCGCCGGTCGAGCTGGTCCGCCTGCTGCTCCGGGAGAGCATGTTCGACGTCGCGCTCGACGAGCACGACCGGCCCCTGGTCGTCTACTCCCCGGACCGCGTGCTGTGCCTGATCGTGGCGACCAGCGCCCCGCAGCGCGACCTCGTCCCGGTGGCCGGCTGGCGGCGCACCGACCTGCTCGGCCTGATCGAGCTGCTCGACGACGGCGTGGACGTGCTGGCCAACCCGTACGGGCCGGTCCCGGCCCGGATCACCGGCGACGACGTGCGCGCCGCCTACCTGCTGGACGACGGCGAGCTGGCGGCGGCCCGGGACCTGTTGCGCGCCCGGCACCCGCGGCGCGACGCGGCGGTGCTGCCGTGGCTCGGCGGCCCGTCCGGGCAGATCTGA
- a CDS encoding type VII secretion system-associated protein: protein MTDEYVLLLDPAWSPDDGTEPPVEAIAGLWPMRPDGTTGRFRGNPDYRPVDPDAPTDPIDSALRDIAYDQAGTEVLEVVLRDALVEFAGNGDGRPLLAHSPDDVLCAVIATAEPHRRRIAAPQWQRVTVEEVAELLPDGTDLLINPGGPAAIRLTAGFVRRVAAISDKDLTAAYDRIAAR, encoded by the coding sequence GTGACCGACGAATACGTCCTGCTCCTGGACCCGGCGTGGTCGCCGGACGACGGCACGGAACCGCCGGTCGAGGCGATCGCCGGGCTGTGGCCGATGCGCCCGGACGGCACCACGGGCCGGTTCCGCGGCAATCCGGACTACCGGCCGGTCGATCCGGACGCGCCGACCGACCCGATCGACTCCGCGCTCCGCGACATCGCCTACGACCAGGCCGGCACCGAGGTCCTGGAGGTCGTGCTCCGCGACGCGCTGGTCGAGTTCGCCGGCAACGGCGACGGACGCCCGCTGCTGGCCCACTCGCCCGACGACGTGCTCTGCGCGGTGATCGCCACCGCCGAGCCGCACCGCCGGCGGATCGCCGCGCCGCAGTGGCAGCGGGTCACCGTCGAGGAGGTCGCCGAGCTGCTGCCGGACGGCACCGACCTGCTGATCAACCCCGGCGGACCCGCGGCCATCCGCCTCACCGCCGGCTTCGTCCGGCGCGTCGCGGCGATCTCCGACAAGGACCTGACTGCGGCGTACGACCGGATCGCCGCCCGATGA
- the eccCb gene encoding type VII secretion protein EccCb: MDAPRDVGLAELLGIADVARPVPRPPHEPLRFPLGTDPDGSRVEVDLKATPHGLLVGATGSGKSELLRTIVAVLAATHRPDEINLVTVDYRGGATFAGTGRLPHVGGVVADVEFNEVFTPERMRDAILGELDRRRELLPGSGGTVLPGLLVVIDEFNEILSSRPDFIDLFTAIVRTGPSLGVYLLLSTQRLEEGQLRGLDQDLTYRIGLRTFSSMESRAVLGVPDAYELPRVPGHGYLRTGTGPLRRFRGAYVSGPHRRVEDWSPSTLDVLVGALADETPRAHQIWLPPLDESPVLTDLLGDGKADGLRVPVGLVDLPFRHRRDPLVLDLSGNVAIVGGPVSGKSTLLRTLTAALAVTRSPRDVQFFCVQPESDELPHRSAGVAPRDGSGVRRIVAELHRLLLAREAGDAREDPYQIVVLMVDGWGGGLRREHPRVAARLTELARRGPAQRIHVVLTAARWSEIGDDLRESLGTRIELRLAEPADSIIDRRAAVGVPTDRPGHGLTSGGLRFLAAAPWFEAAERVAAAWPEQVAPRLRMLPLLLPATELPDGPGYGFPIGLDETTLEPVRLDPGADPHLVIVGDPGSGKSSLLRLIAGSIQARWSPAQARLMLVDYRRGLAGAVGPDHLLLDVGSAPALTEAVAQVRPAIDGRLPGPEVTAEQLATGGWWRGPHLFVLVDDYDLVATPDGNPLSGLAELIPYGRDIGLHVIVARPTAGVGRAMYEPILRLLTELGSPGLVLSGSPDEGPVLRGVRARRQPPGRGTLVTRTGASVLQTAYRE; encoded by the coding sequence GTGGACGCACCCCGGGACGTCGGACTGGCCGAACTGCTGGGCATCGCGGACGTGGCCCGGCCGGTGCCGCGGCCGCCGCACGAGCCGCTGCGGTTCCCGCTCGGGACGGACCCGGACGGCTCGCGCGTCGAGGTGGATCTCAAGGCCACCCCGCACGGCCTGCTGGTCGGGGCGACCGGTTCGGGCAAGAGCGAATTGCTGCGTACGATCGTCGCCGTCCTCGCCGCCACGCACCGCCCCGACGAGATCAACCTCGTGACCGTGGACTACCGGGGTGGTGCGACGTTCGCCGGAACCGGCCGGTTGCCGCACGTGGGCGGAGTTGTCGCCGATGTGGAGTTCAACGAAGTGTTCACCCCCGAGCGGATGCGCGACGCGATCCTCGGGGAGCTGGACCGGCGGCGGGAGCTGCTGCCCGGCTCGGGCGGGACGGTGCTGCCCGGCCTGCTCGTCGTCATCGACGAGTTCAACGAGATCCTGTCGTCGCGACCGGACTTCATCGACCTGTTCACGGCGATCGTGCGGACGGGGCCGTCGCTCGGCGTATACCTGCTGCTGTCCACGCAGCGCCTGGAAGAAGGGCAGCTGCGCGGGCTGGACCAGGATCTGACGTACCGGATCGGGCTGCGCACCTTCTCCTCGATGGAGAGCCGTGCGGTGCTGGGTGTCCCGGACGCCTACGAGCTGCCCCGGGTGCCCGGCCACGGCTATCTACGGACGGGGACCGGGCCGCTGCGGCGGTTTCGTGGCGCCTACGTGTCCGGTCCGCACCGACGGGTCGAAGACTGGTCGCCGTCCACCCTGGACGTCCTGGTGGGAGCGTTGGCGGACGAGACGCCACGGGCGCATCAGATCTGGCTGCCGCCGCTGGACGAGTCGCCGGTGCTGACCGATCTGCTGGGCGACGGTAAGGCTGATGGGCTGCGGGTGCCGGTCGGGCTCGTCGATCTGCCGTTCCGGCATCGGCGCGACCCGCTGGTGCTGGACCTGAGTGGCAACGTCGCGATCGTCGGTGGTCCGGTGTCGGGCAAGAGCACCCTGCTGCGCACGCTGACGGCCGCGCTGGCGGTCACCCGGAGCCCCCGGGACGTGCAGTTCTTCTGCGTCCAGCCGGAGTCGGACGAGCTGCCGCACCGGTCCGCCGGGGTCGCCCCGCGGGACGGTTCCGGGGTGCGGCGGATCGTGGCCGAGCTGCACCGGCTGCTGCTCGCGCGGGAGGCCGGGGACGCGCGCGAGGATCCGTACCAAATTGTGGTTTTGATGGTTGATGGTTGGGGTGGTGGGCTGCGGCGCGAACATCCGCGGGTGGCGGCCCGGCTCACCGAGCTGGCGCGGCGCGGGCCGGCGCAGCGCATCCACGTGGTGCTGACCGCCGCCCGCTGGTCGGAGATCGGCGATGACCTGCGGGAATCGCTCGGCACCCGGATCGAGCTGCGGCTGGCCGAACCGGCCGACTCGATCATCGACCGGCGGGCCGCGGTGGGTGTGCCGACCGACCGGCCGGGGCACGGGCTCACCTCCGGCGGGCTGCGTTTCCTGGCCGCCGCGCCGTGGTTCGAGGCCGCGGAACGGGTCGCGGCGGCCTGGCCGGAGCAGGTGGCGCCGCGGCTCCGGATGCTGCCGCTGCTGCTGCCCGCGACCGAACTGCCCGACGGGCCGGGGTACGGCTTCCCGATCGGGCTGGACGAGACGACGCTGGAGCCGGTCCGGCTCGACCCGGGCGCCGATCCGCATCTGGTGATCGTCGGCGATCCGGGCTCCGGGAAGTCCAGCCTGCTGCGGCTGATCGCGGGCTCGATCCAGGCCCGCTGGTCACCGGCGCAGGCCCGGCTGATGCTGGTCGACTACCGGCGTGGCCTGGCCGGTGCGGTCGGGCCCGATCACCTGTTGCTCGACGTCGGCTCGGCGCCGGCGCTGACCGAGGCGGTCGCCCAGGTACGGCCGGCGATCGACGGGCGTCTGCCCGGCCCGGAGGTGACCGCCGAGCAGCTCGCGACCGGCGGCTGGTGGCGTGGCCCGCACCTGTTCGTCCTGGTCGACGACTACGACCTGGTCGCCACGCCGGACGGGAACCCGCTGTCCGGGCTGGCCGAGCTGATCCCGTACGGGCGGGACATCGGCCTGCACGTGATCGTCGCCCGGCCGACCGCGGGCGTCGGACGGGCGATGTACGAGCCGATCCTGCGCCTGCTGACCGAGCTGGGCAGCCCGGGGCTGGTGCTGTCCGGCAGCCCGGACGAGGGGCCGGTCCTGCGCGGCGTGCGGGCCCGGCGGCAGCCGCCGGGCCGGGGCACGCTGGTGACCCGGACCGGCGCGAGCGTGCTGCAGACGGCGTACCGGGAGTAG
- a CDS encoding serine/threonine-protein kinase, with product MKPLSPTDPQQVGPYDLEGILGTGGMGTVYLGRSPGGRPAAVKVINPSYLADPEAIARFRREAAMLGTVRSAYTAALIDAELTTAPYWMATEFVPGPTLATVIADEGALSADRCLQLLAAVAEGLTDIHRHDICHRDIKPQNVILSPTGPQLIDFGLARGIGESGLTVGGITLGTPGYIAPEMMVSDDLTPAADVFALGATVTNAATGRRPYGNGTFETVYLRLMHEEIDLDGVDPGLAELLRACTAKDPSARPAPAGIVARCRSLRTPNAAPIPPVTSAPPAPVPGPDLPATPPPAASQSAANLPTVRFQHRKRVATAAAIALVGVLLFAGGAFAALRLAPAGAPMSSTAGSAPPAPVVPSPEASALPLPIPSQPSASPSRKRSPKPSKTASRTPAPKTSTVKPVTTPTTGDGRCIVMPGSDVNGMKISVAKCTGSASQKWTFTKEGALMNAAGTKCLDLGGNAGADIQYQVQIWDCNFSGAQLWVPQPDDTLFNAGSGRCLGVLPTAALSAKVCTSTAVNRWRLPS from the coding sequence ATGAAGCCACTGTCGCCCACCGACCCCCAGCAGGTCGGTCCGTACGATCTCGAGGGCATTCTCGGGACCGGGGGCATGGGCACGGTGTATCTGGGCCGATCACCGGGCGGCCGGCCGGCCGCCGTGAAGGTGATCAACCCGAGCTACCTGGCCGACCCGGAGGCGATCGCCCGGTTCCGCCGGGAGGCCGCGATGCTGGGCACGGTCCGCAGCGCGTACACCGCGGCGCTGATCGACGCGGAGCTGACCACCGCGCCGTACTGGATGGCGACCGAGTTCGTCCCCGGGCCGACGCTGGCCACGGTCATCGCCGACGAGGGCGCACTGTCCGCCGACCGCTGCCTGCAACTGCTGGCCGCGGTCGCCGAGGGGCTGACCGACATCCACCGGCACGACATCTGCCACCGGGACATCAAGCCGCAGAACGTGATCCTGTCCCCGACCGGCCCGCAGTTGATCGACTTCGGCCTGGCCCGCGGGATCGGCGAGAGCGGCCTGACCGTCGGCGGCATCACGCTGGGTACGCCCGGCTACATCGCGCCGGAGATGATGGTCTCCGACGACCTGACCCCGGCCGCGGACGTGTTCGCCCTGGGTGCGACGGTGACGAACGCGGCGACCGGGCGGCGGCCGTACGGCAACGGCACCTTCGAGACCGTCTACCTGCGACTGATGCACGAGGAGATCGACCTCGACGGGGTCGATCCGGGGCTGGCCGAGCTGCTGCGGGCCTGCACCGCCAAGGACCCGTCGGCGCGACCGGCGCCGGCCGGGATCGTCGCCCGCTGCCGGAGCCTGCGCACCCCGAACGCGGCGCCGATCCCGCCGGTGACGTCCGCGCCCCCGGCTCCGGTGCCCGGTCCGGACCTGCCCGCCACCCCGCCCCCGGCGGCATCGCAGTCGGCCGCGAACCTGCCCACGGTCCGGTTCCAGCACCGCAAGCGGGTGGCCACGGCCGCCGCGATCGCCCTGGTCGGCGTGCTGCTCTTCGCCGGCGGCGCGTTCGCCGCGCTGCGCCTCGCCCCGGCCGGCGCCCCGATGTCCAGCACCGCCGGCTCGGCCCCGCCGGCCCCGGTGGTGCCGTCCCCGGAGGCCTCCGCGCTCCCCCTGCCGATCCCGTCCCAGCCCTCCGCGTCCCCGTCCCGCAAGCGCTCGCCGAAGCCGTCGAAGACCGCGAGCCGGACGCCGGCCCCGAAGACCAGCACGGTCAAGCCGGTGACCACCCCGACCACCGGCGACGGCCGCTGCATCGTGATGCCCGGCTCGGACGTCAACGGCATGAAGATCTCGGTGGCCAAGTGCACCGGCTCGGCGAGTCAGAAGTGGACCTTCACCAAGGAGGGCGCGCTGATGAACGCGGCCGGCACCAAGTGCCTGGACCTGGGCGGCAACGCCGGCGCCGACATCCAGTACCAGGTGCAGATCTGGGACTGCAACTTCAGCGGCGCCCAGCTGTGGGTGCCGCAGCCCGACGACACCCTGTTCAACGCCGGTTCCGGTCGCTGCCTGGGCGTGCTGCCGACCGCGGCGCTGTCCGCCAAGGTCTGCACCAGCACCGCGGTGAACCGCTGGCGGCTCCCGTCCTGA
- a CDS encoding TetR/AcrR family transcriptional regulator, producing the protein MGRAPSIDDDLLLQHLTEVFRHTGYEGASLTALSSASGLHRASLYHRFPDGKPGMAMAVLESVERAFGVILEPLTSTDEPSAAVREMARRVGAFYDDGRLACVLDTMTLRGAPDEIRVRAARLATTWLAAMTGVARRAGASEQEAARRARAALVRIEGALVLARVLEDPADFQLALAELPATLVA; encoded by the coding sequence ATGGGGCGCGCACCGAGCATCGACGACGACCTGCTGCTGCAGCACCTGACCGAGGTCTTCCGGCACACGGGCTACGAGGGCGCCTCGCTCACCGCGCTGTCGTCCGCGTCGGGCCTGCACCGGGCGAGCCTCTACCACCGGTTCCCGGACGGGAAGCCCGGCATGGCGATGGCCGTCCTGGAGTCGGTGGAGCGGGCGTTCGGCGTGATCCTCGAGCCGCTGACCTCGACCGACGAGCCGTCGGCCGCGGTCCGGGAGATGGCCCGCCGGGTCGGCGCGTTCTACGACGACGGCCGTCTCGCCTGCGTGCTCGACACGATGACGCTGCGGGGCGCCCCGGACGAGATCCGCGTCCGGGCCGCCCGCCTGGCGACCACCTGGCTGGCCGCGATGACCGGCGTCGCCCGGCGGGCCGGGGCCTCCGAGCAGGAGGCCGCGCGGCGGGCCAGAGCCGCGCTGGTCCGCATCGAGGGCGCACTGGTCCTCGCCCGGGTGCTGGAAGATCCGGCGGACTTCCAGCTGGCCCTGGCCGAGCTCCCGGCAACGCTTGTCGCGTGA